The following nucleotide sequence is from Achromobacter spanius.
CGGACCCGGCCCCGAGATGGCCGCCGCCGCCGGCGCGGGTTATGCCGATATGCGCAAGACCTCCATCTACGGCGGCACCACCGAAGTGCAGAAGGGCATCATCGCCCGCCTGGTGCTGGGCCTGTAGGCCCCGCGCAACCCGACAGGAAGACACGCATGGATTTCCTCTATACCGAAGAACAGCGCATGCTGGCCGACAGCCTGCGCCGCCTGGTGGACCAGGCATGGACAACCCCCAACGCCGCGCGCGCCAGGCCACGGGCACGCTGGACGCCCGCGCCTGGGGCGCACTGGCCGAACTGGGGGTTCTGGGCCTGAATATTTCGCAAGACTTCGGCGGCTTCGGCGAAGTGCCCGCCAGCTTGCTGCCTGTGCACGTAGAGCTGGGCCGTGGGCTGGTGTCCGAACCCGTCATTCCCAGCGCGGTCATGGGCGCGGCGCTGCTGGATGCCTGCGGCGACACCGCGCGCGGCCGCTGGTTGCCGGCCATTGCTTCGGGCGAGGCGATTGTCAGCGTGGCCTATCAGGAACCCGGCCGCCGCTATGACACCCGGCCGCAAGATTGCCGCGCCTCCAAATCCGCTCAGGGCTGGCGGCTGGACGGCGTCAAGCATCTGGTGTGGCACGGCGCCGCCGCAAGCGCCTGGCTGGTGAGCGCGTTGGGGGCGGATGGCCAGACGGTGCTGCTGGCAGTGCCAGCGGAGGCCTCGGGCGTGCGGGTCACCGACACGCCCACGCTGGACGGCGCCCGTTGCGCCCGACTGGATTTCAACGCCGTGGGCCTGCCCGCCGACGCCTTGCTGGCGGAAGGCCCGCAAGCCGACGAGGCCCTGGCCCAGGCCTTGCAGTGGGGCACGGCGGCGCTGTGCGCGCACGCGGCCGGCACCATCGACCGCCTGCTGGAAATCACCGTCGATTATCTGAAGACCCGCAAGCAGTTCGGCCAGCCGCTGGCGTCGTTCCAGGCCTTGCAGCACCGCCTGGCCGAGATGCTGGTGGCCAAGGAACTGGCCTTGTCGATGGCCTATGTGGCCGTGGCTGCCCTGACGGAACCCGATGCCGTGCAACGCCGCCGCATGATTGCGTCGGCCAAGCTGGAAGCCGCGCGTGCCGGACGCCAGGTGGCGCAGATGGCGGTGCAACTGCATGGCGGCATGGGCATGACCGACGAGCTGGAGGTGGGCGATTACTTCAAGCGGCTGACCATGGTGGATCAATTGCTGGGCGACACCGCCGAGCAATTGGCGGTGCTGGAGGAATTGGCGATTCTTGAGGAGCAGGCATGAGCGCGACGCAGAACACCCCGGGCGAAGATTTCACGCAGATTCAGTTCACGCTGTCGAACGGCGTGGGCGTGATTACGCTGAACCGGCCGGACAGGCTCAACAGCTTTACCGAGGTCATGCACGCCGAACTGGCGCGCGCGCTGAACGCCATGGTGGCGCACGCGGGCTTGCGCGGCCTGGTCATCACCGGCGCGGGCCGGGGCTTTTGCGCGGGGCAGGACTTAAGCGAGCGCAAGCCCGCCGAAGACGGCGCGCGGCGCGACCTTAGCCTGATGCTGGAGAAATGCTACCGACCCTTGATCACGCGCCTGCGCGCGCTGCCCGTGCCGGTGGTGTGCGTGATGAACGGTGTGGCGGCGGGCGCGGGGGCCAGTCTGGTGCTGGCCTGCGACGTCGTATTCGCCGTGCAGTCCGCGCGTTTCGTGCAGGCCTTCAGCAAGATCGGTTTGTTGCCCGATGCGGGCGGCACGTGGTTCTTGCCGCGCCTGGTGGGTTCGGCCCGAGCCATGGGCGCGGCCTTGTTTGGCGAGTCGGTCAGCGCGACGCAGGCAGAATCGTGGGGGCTGATCTGGCGCGTGGTGCCAGACGAGGCCTTGGCGTCCACCTTGTCGGACATCACGGCCACCTTGGCCACGGGCCCCACGCGCGCGTACGCGGCCACTAAGGCCGCGCTGCATGCGTCCAGCGGCAATACGCTGGCACAGCAGTTCGACCTGGAATGCCAGTTGCAGCGCGAGCTGGGCTACACCGACGACTACCTGGAAGGCATGCGCGCCTTTGCTGAAAAGCGGCCGCCTGCGTTTAGCGGAACCTGACTGCCGCGGTCGACCGCGACTGCCCCGAGCCACGTGCGCCTAAGGCGTGCGCGGCGTCTGAATCTGTTCGATCAGTTCACGCGCGCAGCCGGGCAGGGCGTCGATGTCGCGCACCAGCAGCTTGCGTTCGCGCACCACCCAGGGTTCATCAAGCTCCACCACACGCAGCTTGGTGTCCGCCCCATAGCGGCGGGCGGCGGAATCGGGAATCACGCCGATGCCCACACCCGCCTGCACCATGCGGCAGATGGAATCGAAGCTGTATAGCTGGATGCGCTGCGGCAGGCGCTGGCTGACGCGCTCCAACTGGTCGCGCAAAAAGGCCACCAGCGTGGAGCCTTCGTGCATGGTGATGAACGGGTAGCGCACGGCGTCCACCAGCTTGACCTTGTCCTGGTCTTGCAGCGGATGGCCGTTAGGCACCACCAGCACCAGCCGGTCGGTGCTGAAGTGGATGGCTTGCAGTTCGGGGGCGTCCACCGGGCCGGCCACGATGCCCAGGTCGGTGGTGCCGTCCAGCACGCCACGCACGATGTCGCGCGTCAGGCGTTCTTGCAGGTCGACCGTGACGCCCGGATGCACCGACAGGAACTGCGCCAGGATGTCCGGCATGAATTCGGTCACGGCCGTGGTGTTGGCGAAGATGCGGATATGCCCCGCGTCGCCGTCGGATTGTTCCTGGAAGTCGTGCTTCAGGTGGTCGACCTGCCGCATGATGACGCGGGCGTGCTGCAGCAGCTTCTGGCCGGCGGGCGTGATTTCCACACCCCGGCTGTCGCGGTACAGCAAGCGGGAATTGAGCTGGTTCTCCAGCGCCTTGATCCGCACGCTGACGGCGGCCAGGGACAGATGCGCGCGTTTCGCAGCCTGGGTCAGGCTGGGAGATTCGGCGATGTGAATGAACAGGCGTAGGTCGGCTAGGTCGAAGTGCATGCGGCATAGTTTACGGCGCGCCGCGTCGGGGCTGGGGCTGGCCTGTCGATTCAGGCGCCGCAAACCCCGCCTTGAGGAAAAACGAATTCACAACGGGGACGGCTTGCGGGCATGCTTGATGCCTGAGTAAACCCCACCATTGAACCCACCAGAGGATATAGGCATGACTTCTACGGATCCGGCAGCCTGGATCGGCAGCGGCGAACGCAAGCCGGACGCCATGGACCCCGGCCACGCCGCGCGCATCGCGGCCACCCTGGGCGGCGTTGCCCCGGCCCAGGGCGACGCCTTGCCGCCCTTGTGGCAATGGGCGTTTTTCATCAGCACGGTGGGCATGGATGGCTTGGGGACGGATGGCCACCCTTCGCGCGGCGGCTTCCTGCCCCCCGCGCAGGACCGCAACCGCATGTGGGCGGGCGGCCGGGTGGAATTCCGTCAACCCTTGAAAGTGGGCGTACCAGCCGAGCGCGTGTCCACGGTGATCAAGGTTGAAGAAAAAGCGGGCCGCACCGGCGCCTTGCTGTTCGTGACCGTGCGCCATGAATACCACCAGGCGGGTGAAATCGTCATCCAGGAAGAGCAGGACATCGTCTACCGCCAGCCGTCGCCGCCCAAGCTCGCGGGCAGCGAGCCCGCGCCCGAAGCCCAATGGCGCGACACCGTCAACCCCACGTCCGTGCTGCTGTTCCGCTATTCGGCCGTGACGTTCAACGGCCATCGCATCCATTACGACCACCCCTATGTGACGGAAGTCGAAGGCTACCCCGGGCTGGTCGTCCACGGCCCCTTGATCGCCACGGAAATGGTGGCGGCGTTCACCCGCGCCCATCCGAAGGCACGCCCCACGCACCTGAGCTACCGCGGCCTGCGTCCGCTGATTTCGCCCACCCCCTTCCAGGTGGCCGGCCGCTTGACCGAGCCGGGCGTCGCCCAGTTGTGGGCCGAGCAGGACGGCACGCTGGCCCACCAAGCCGAACTGAGGTTTACCGAATGAGCACACCGGCATCCCGCCCCTTGGACGGCATTACCGTCGTCAGCCTGGAACACGCCATCGCCGCGCCGTTTTGCACCCGCCAACTGGCGGACATGGGCGCGCGCGTCATCAAGATCGAACGGCCCGGCAGTGGCGATTTCGCGCGTGGCTACGATGAGCGCGTGCGCGGCCTGTCGTCGCACTTTGTCTGGACCAACCGTTCCAAGGAAAGCCTGACGCTGGACCTGAAGCGCGAAGAGGCCGGCGACGTCATGCAGCGCCTGCTGGAATCGGCCGACGTGCTGGTGCAAAACCTGGCGCCCGGCGCGGCGGCGCGCCTGGGCCTGTCGTTCGACACCCTGCACGAGCGTTTCCCGCGCCTGATCGTCTGCGACATTTCGGGTTACGGCGAAGGCGGCCCGTATCAGGACAAGAAGGCGTATGACCTGCTGATCCAGAGCGAAAGCGGCTTTCTGTCGGTCACCGGCACGCAGGACGACCCGGTCAAGGCCGGGTGTTCCATCGCCGATATCGCGGCGGGCATGTATGCGTATTCGGCCATCCTGAACGCCTTGCTGCTGCGCCAGAAAACCGGCCTGGGCAGCCGCCTGGACGTGTCCATGCTGGAGAGCATGGTCGAGTGGATGGGCTTTCCCATGTACTACGCCTTCGAAGGCGCCAAGCCGCCCGTGCGCGCGGGCGCGGCGCATGCGTCCATCTACCCCTATGGCCCGTTCCCGGTGGGCGACGGGTCCACCATCATGCTGGGCCTGCAGAACGAACGCGAATGGCGGGTCTTCTGCGCCCAGGTGCTGCGCCAGGCCACGCTGGCCGAAGACGCGCGCTTCATCTCGAATTCGCAGCGCACCGCCAACCGCGACGCCCTGCGCGACCTGATCGTGGCGGCGTTTGCAGACTTGTCGA
It contains:
- a CDS encoding LysR family transcriptional regulator, yielding MHFDLADLRLFIHIAESPSLTQAAKRAHLSLAAVSVRIKALENQLNSRLLYRDSRGVEITPAGQKLLQHARVIMRQVDHLKHDFQEQSDGDAGHIRIFANTTAVTEFMPDILAQFLSVHPGVTVDLQERLTRDIVRGVLDGTTDLGIVAGPVDAPELQAIHFSTDRLVLVVPNGHPLQDQDKVKLVDAVRYPFITMHEGSTLVAFLRDQLERVSQRLPQRIQLYSFDSICRMVQAGVGIGVIPDSAARRYGADTKLRVVELDEPWVVRERKLLVRDIDALPGCARELIEQIQTPRTP
- the paaG gene encoding 2-(1,2-epoxy-1,2-dihydrophenyl)acetyl-CoA isomerase PaaG, producing the protein MSATQNTPGEDFTQIQFTLSNGVGVITLNRPDRLNSFTEVMHAELARALNAMVAHAGLRGLVITGAGRGFCAGQDLSERKPAEDGARRDLSLMLEKCYRPLITRLRALPVPVVCVMNGVAAGAGASLVLACDVVFAVQSARFVQAFSKIGLLPDAGGTWFLPRLVGSARAMGAALFGESVSATQAESWGLIWRVVPDEALASTLSDITATLATGPTRAYAATKAALHASSGNTLAQQFDLECQLQRELGYTDDYLEGMRAFAEKRPPAFSGT
- a CDS encoding FAS1-like dehydratase domain-containing protein, which gives rise to MTSTDPAAWIGSGERKPDAMDPGHAARIAATLGGVAPAQGDALPPLWQWAFFISTVGMDGLGTDGHPSRGGFLPPAQDRNRMWAGGRVEFRQPLKVGVPAERVSTVIKVEEKAGRTGALLFVTVRHEYHQAGEIVIQEEQDIVYRQPSPPKLAGSEPAPEAQWRDTVNPTSVLLFRYSAVTFNGHRIHYDHPYVTEVEGYPGLVVHGPLIATEMVAAFTRAHPKARPTHLSYRGLRPLISPTPFQVAGRLTEPGVAQLWAEQDGTLAHQAELRFTE
- a CDS encoding CaiB/BaiF CoA transferase family protein, which gives rise to MSTPASRPLDGITVVSLEHAIAAPFCTRQLADMGARVIKIERPGSGDFARGYDERVRGLSSHFVWTNRSKESLTLDLKREEAGDVMQRLLESADVLVQNLAPGAAARLGLSFDTLHERFPRLIVCDISGYGEGGPYQDKKAYDLLIQSESGFLSVTGTQDDPVKAGCSIADIAAGMYAYSAILNALLLRQKTGLGSRLDVSMLESMVEWMGFPMYYAFEGAKPPVRAGAAHASIYPYGPFPVGDGSTIMLGLQNEREWRVFCAQVLRQATLAEDARFISNSQRTANRDALRDLIVAAFADLSIEQVTQRLEDAQIANARVNDMAGVWAHPQLQARARWSQVDSPAGMLPALLPPASSNAFAPRMAAVPAVGQNTDAVLASLGYAPDQVAQFHASEVV